TCGCCGCGTTTGTGCGCAAACGGTTTCAGGACAAAACCAATGATCGTGGCAAGAAGACCGAAGAACATGCGCCGTGCGCTCTTCGGGATGAAATGCATCGCAGCCTTGCCCCGGCCTTCCCGCAGAACGATGTTGAAGGCACCGGAGGTTGCCGCCATGTGCATCCGGCTCAAGAGCCGCTTCGTGGTCACCCGCGACGCCGGAATGTCCTCTTCGACAAAGGCGTCGTCTACCCAGATCATCCTGGCACCCGCCGCGTGGGTCCGGCGGAAGAAGTCGATGTCCTCGCTGCCGAAGGTCAGTCTTTCGTCAAACCTCAGACCCAGTCCGTCCTTCCGCACGATGCGGGCGCTGATCAGCACATTGTTGGTCGGCGCTTCCGTGATCTCGGTTCCGGTCGGCCGCGGTTTCAGCAGCTGCGACTTCCACCAGTGCGGTGCCGGCTTTTCGTAGATCCGCCGCACCGGGCCGTTGGCGACCTCCGCATCGAAGGTCTTGCAGGCATCCAAAAGCTTCTCGATCCAGTCGGGCTCGGCGCGCTCGTCGTCGTCGATGAGGGCGATCCAGTCCGGGTCGTGTTCAAGCGCCGCTTCCAGGGCCGTGTTGCGGGCGAAGGGAATGCCCCGGCGCGGCTCGTGGTGGAAAGAAACCGGTATGGTGAGCGCTTGGCGCACCGCGTCTGCTGCCTCGCCGGTGAAAAACGGCACGGCGTCGTTTTCGACAACAACAACGGAAAGTTCTGTTGCCTCCGGCCGGTCCAGCTTGTCCAGGCTGTCGAGGCACGCCTTGAGCATATTCGGACGCTGCGCCGTGCATACGGCGATGACCAGTTTCTGGGCCATTGGGTAAATTCAATCCTCGGGTCGGCAGTCTCGCGGCTCGAGCAGGGGTTTGGCGCAACAGACGCTTGCTGTCAAAGGAATTCCGCAAACCCGGCTTTCCAGAACGCGACATGCGCGCTACGGTTTGGAGTACATAAACTAACCCTTTGAGCGATTGCGAAAACGCAACGGTGTTTGGGAGGACACGAATGAAGGGACAGATGATGCACCGTCCGCTGAAGATTGCGGACATCATCACCTTTGCCGCGGCCAACTATCCGAACGGCGAACTCGTTTCCGTGCGAACGGAAGGCGATATCCACCGAACCACCTATCGGGAGACGGCGCAGCGCGTGGCGCAACTGGCCCACGGGCTCCGAAAGCACGGCATCAGCCCGGGCGACAGGATCGCGACGCTTGCCTGGAACGGGTACCGGCATTTTGAGCTCTATTACGCGATTTCCGGCATCGGTGCCGTCTGCCACACCATCAACCCGCGCCTGTCCGCGGAGCAGATGATCTATATCGTCAACCATGCAAAGGACAGGGTCCTCTTCTGCGATACCACCTTCGTTCCGATCATCGAGAAACTCAGGCAGCACCTGCCTGAAGACCTTCTCGTGGTCATCATGACCGACAGGGCGCACATGCCGCAGACGTCGCTTGAGGGAGCCCTTTGCTACGAAGAGCTGCTTGAAGGACAGCCGCGGGAGATCGACTGGCCCGATTTCGACGAGAACCAGGCGGCAGGCCTCTGCTACACGTCCGGGACGACGGGCAATCCGAAAGGCACCCTTTTTTCGCATCGCTCGACCCTGCTTCATGCGCTCACGCTGTGCATCACCATTCCGAAGGTTCTGCAGGAGGGAACCCGCATCCTGCCGGTCGTCCCGCTCTTTCACGTGAACGCGTGGGGCTTGCCTTACGCCGCGCCGTTGTCGGGCGCGAGCCTGATCTTTCCGGGCGGCGCGCTGGACGGAAAGAGCCTGTTCGATCTTCTGGACCGCGAAAAGGTCTTTTCCGCGTGGGGAGTGCCGACGGTCTGGCTCGGCCTGATGAACGAGATCAATCAGCGGGGCCGTCTCCCGGACGGGTTCGGCGATGTTGTCATTGGAGGCTCCGCCGCCCCCCGGACGCTGATCGAGGCATTCGAGACCAGGGACGTCAATGTCTGTCATGCCTGGGGCATGACCGAGATGAGCCCGCTCGGAACCCAGTGCAATCTGCCGCCTGACATGGCGGACCTGCCGCAGGAGCAGCGCATCGATCGCAAGCAGTCGCAGGGGCGCCGTGTCTTCGGCGTCGACATGAAAATCGTTGACGACGCCGGAAACCGGTTGCCTCACGACGGCAAGTCTCAGGGTCATCTCTACGTGCGTGGCAACACGATCACCTCTGGATATTTCGAGGACCCGGAAGCCTCCAGACCCGTTTTCGACGCGGAGGGCTGGTTCTGCACCGGCGACATTGCTGTGATCGATCCGCAAGGCTTCCTGCAGATCACCGACCGCTCCAAGGACCTCATCAAGTCCGGTGGCGAATGGATCAGCTCGCTCGACCTTGAGAACATCGTCATGTCTCATCCCGATGTTGCCAATTGCGCGGTGATCGCCGTGCCCGATCCCAAGTGGGACGAGCGTCCCCTGCTGATCGTGGTCCCGCGCGAGGATGCCCAGCCGCAGGAAGACGAACTTCTGGCGCTGCTGGCGGAAAGGCTGGCAAAGTGGCAGGTGCCCGACGAGATCGTGTTCGTCGATCAGCTGCCGCTGACGGCAACCGGCAAGGTCTCCAAACTGACCCTTAGGAAACAGCGCGCCGAGGGGGGGCTATGACCCCGGATGTTCTCTTCGGCCTCACCGGCAAGACGGCGCTTGTGACCGGAGGGGCGACCGGCATCGGCCGGATGGCGGCCGAAGGTCTGATGGCTGCCGGGGCACACGTGCTGATCGCCAGCCGCAAGGAAGGCGCCTGCCGTGCGGCGGCCGAAGAGCTGAACGCCGCCGGGTACAGCGGCAAGGCGGAAGGGTTCGGCGGGGATGTCGCGAGCGAGGAAGGCATAGACGCGCTGAGTGCCGAAGTCGGCAAGCGTTGCGGCAGTCTCCACATCCTGATGAACAATGCCGGCACCAGCTGGGGCATGCCCCTCGGCGAATTCCCCTATTTCGCCTGGGAGCGCGTTCTGCAACTCAACGTCACCGGCCTGTTCCACCTGACCCAGAAGTTGTTTCCGCTCCTGGAGCGGGCGGCCAGCGATGACGACCCGGCGCGTGTGGTCAATGTCGGCTCGGTGATGGGCGAACTGCCCCACGGCGACCGGGCCTACAGCTATGCAGCCTCCAAGGCCGCTGTTCACCACCTGACGAAGATCCTCGCCAAGGAACTGGCGCAGAAGCGCATCACGGTCAACGCGCTTGCACCGGGGCCCTTCGTCAGCAAGATGACCGCATTTGCGACCGCTGATGAAGACGTCAGAAAGAAAGTGGGCGCGCAGGTTCCCCTCGGACGGGTCGGGCGGCCGGAGGACATTGCGGCCGCGCTGCAATATCTGTGCGGCCGTGGCGGCTCCTATGTGACCGGCGCCATTCTTCCGATCAGCGGCGGCATCAACGTGGAAACCGGACCGGACCTGTTTCAGGAGGCCTATGAGTGAGCGCAGGTTTGGAAGCGCGCGTGCTATCGATTGATGAGCTGAGACGGTTGATCGGGCAGGAAGTCGGCGTTTCGTCCTGGTATCATGTCGATCAGGCGCGGATCGACAGGTTCGCGGATGTGACGGAAGATTATCAGTTCATTCACGTCGACCCTGAACAGGCATCCCGGACGCCGTTCGGAGGGACGATCGCGCATGGGTTTCTGACCTTGTCGCTGCTCTCGGCCATGGGACAGGAGGCGCAGCCCAGTGTCGCGGGCGCGCAAATGGGCATCAACTACGGCTTCGACCGGATCCGGTTTCTGCACCCGGTCAAGGCCGGGCAGAAAGTCCGGGGCCGTTTTGCGTTGGCGCGCGTAACCGGCGAGCGGCCCGGTGAAGTCGACCTGCACTGGCAGGCGACCGTCGAGATCGACGGCGAGAAGCGTCCGGCGCTGAAGGCCGACTGGCTCAACCGGTTCTATCTGGCTCAAGATGGTGAAAGGCAGACGGCATGCTGAAGACGCGACGGCTTCCCCCTGTCCTTCAGAACCTGCGGATACCGGCAATTGCCGCTCCGCTCTTCATTGTATCCTGCCCCGCTCTGGTGATTGCGCAATGCAAGGCCGGGGTCATCGGCAGTTTTCCCGCGCTCAATGCCCGCGACGAACCGGGCGGGCCGGTGATGCTCGAACTCTGGCTCAAAGAGATCACCGAGGCGCTCGATAAGTACAACCAGGCCAATCCCGACACACCGGCCGCACCCTTCGCCGTCAACCAGATCGTGCACCGGTCCAACCAACGGCTGGAACGGGATGTGGAGACTTGCGCGCGGTGGAAGGTTCCGGTCTGGATCACGTCCATGGGCGCGCGCGTCGAGGTGAACGAGGCGGCGCATTCCTGCGGCGGCATTGCGCTGCACGACGTCATCAACAACACCTACGCGAAAAAGGCGGTCGAAAAGGGCGCTGACGGACTGATCGCCGTTGCGGCCGGGGCCGGCGGCCATGGAGGTCCGCAATCGCCCTTTGCGCTCGTTCGCGAGATCCGCGAATGGTTCGACGGTCCCTTGCTGCTGGCCGGAGCCGTGTCGACGGGAGAGGCGCTGCTCGCCGCCCGTGTGCTCGGTGCCGATTTCGGCTATGTCGGCTCACCCTTCGTGGCGACGGACGAAGCCAATGCGGACCGGGTATACAAGGACATGATGGTGGCCGGTGCGGCGGAGGACGTCATGACATCGTCGCTCTTTACCGGGCATCCGGCCAACTACCTGAAAGGCTCCCTGACGCGCGCCGGGCTCGATCCGGACAACCTGCCGAAAGAATGGGACGTCAGCGTCATGCCGGACGACAGCCCGCTGCCGAAGGCCTGGCGGGAACTCTGGGGCGCGGGACAGGGCATTGGTGCGATCAAGTCGGTCGGGCCCGCGTCGGCGGTGGTCGACCGGCTGGAGCGGGAATATCGGGCCGCGTGCGAAAACGCAAAACACATCATTTAGGGAGACGTCATGGATCTGGGCATTACGGAGCGGGTGCGGCCGCTGATCGAACAGGTCCGGCAGATGGTCGAAACCGAGATCGCGCCGCTGGACATCGAGTTTCATCATGAGGTCGGCAGGCATCCTTCCGGCGACCGCTTTCAGCACACGCCGCGCCAGCTCGAAATTCTCGAAGGCCTGAAGGCGAAAGCAAAGGAACGCGGTCTCTGGAATTTCTGGCTGACGGACAGCGAAAGGGGCTTCGGCCTGACCACGGTCGAATATGCCTATCTCGCCGAGGAAATGGGCAAGGTCGGCATCGCGGCCGAGGTGTTCAACTGCAACGCGCCCGACACCGGCAACATGGAAGTGCTGGAGCGTTACGGCACCCCGGCTCACAAGGAGCGCTGGCTGAAACCGCTCCTCGAAGGAACGATCCGCTCCGCCTATCTCATGAGCGAACCGGATGTCGCCTCGTCCGATGCCACCAACATTGCGCTGAACGCTGTCAGGGACGGTGATGCGTGGGTGCTCAACGGCGAGAAGTGGTGGGCGACCGGCGCGGGCGATCCGCGCTGCCGGCTCTACATCGTCATGGCCCGTTCCGATCCGTCGGCGCACAGGCACAGCCGCCATTCCATGTTTCTGATCCCGAGCGATGCCGACGGCATCGAGGTGCTGCGGCCGATGCAGGTTTTCGGCGCGGATGACGCCCCGCACGGGCACATGCATATCCGCTTCACCAATGTCCGGGTGCCGTCGGAAGATCTCGTGCTCGGCGAGGGGCGCGGGTTTGAAGTGGCGCAAGGGCGGCTTGGCCCGGGACGGATTCACCATTGCATGCGGGCGATCGGCCAGGCGGAAACGGCGCTGGAATTTCTGTGCAAACGGGCGATGCAGCGCGAGGCCTTCGGCAAGAAGCTCACGGATCTCGGCGCCAACTACGACATCATCGCGGATGCCCGCATGGAAATCGAGATGGCGCGGCTTCTGTGTCTCAAGGCCGCCTGGATGATGGACACGCAGGGAACGCGCGCCGCGCAGCCCTGGATCAGCAAGATCAAGGTGGTGGCACCGCTGACGGCGCTGAAGGTGGTCGACGAAGCCATGCAGGTTCACGGCGCGGCGGGCATCAGCCAGGATTTCCCGCTTGCCGCCATGTGGACTCATCTGAGAACGCTGCGCTTTGCCGATGGCCCGGACGCCGTCCACCGGCGGCAGGTTGCCCGAACGGAGCTCAGGAAATACACCAACGACAAGGTCTGAAGATGACCGGTTTGAATTGCGTGTTTCAAAACTGGAAGGAAAACCTTGGCCGTATCCACACCAACCTCATCCTGAGGAAGCGCACAGCGCTGTCTCGAAGGATGGGTGGCACACGCATGAGCAAGCGGCCCATCCTTCGAGACGCTCGCCTTTGGCAAGCTCCTCAGGATGAGGTCGTGGTTCGGGTTGGCGTTATTTCGAAAACACTGCTGAGGCGAAATGGTCATGGGTGAGAACAGATGACCGGCACAGCTGATCTCGATCTGGAACGCCTGGGCCGCTGGCTGGAGGGGAACCTCTCCGGGTTCGCCGGTCCGGTCCTGGCTGAAAAGTTCAACCGTGGTCAGTCCAACCCGACCTTCCGTTTGCGCGCCGCCTCCGGCGACTACGTTCTGCGCCGCAAGCCACCCGGTGTCCTGTTGAAATCGGCACATGCGGTCGACCGGGAATTCCGGGTCCAGAAAGCGCTTGCCGGTTCGGACGTGCCCGTCGCGAAGATGAACGTCTTGTGTGAAGACGACAGCATCATCGGGTCCGCCTTCTATGTCATGGAACTGGTGCGCGGCCGTAATTTCGACGACCCGCGATTGCCGGGTCTCGACAAGGGCCTGCGCACCGGGATCTACGACCGGATGAACCGTGTTCTCGCCGCGATCCACGCGATTGATCTGGACGCGCGTGGCCTGTCGGATTTCGGGCCGGAGGGAAACTATTACAGGCGGCAGATCGACCGGTGGACCAAGCAGTATCGGGCGAGCGAAACCGAACCGATCACTGAGATGGACGAATTGATCGATTGGCTCGACCGGAACGTGCCCGATGACGATGGCCGCCGTACGTTGGTACACGGCGACTACCGTATCGACAACATGCTGTTTGCCGAAGACGGTCCGGACTGTGTGGCGGTCCTGGACTGGGAGCTCTCGACAATCGGCCATCCCTTCGCCGATCTCGCCGCGCTCATCATGCAATGGCAGCGTCCTCCGGGGGCGGAAGGCAGGGGTCTTGCCGGGGTCGACCGGGCTCCGCTCGGCATTCCCGGGGACCAGGCGTTCATCGATACCTATTGCGACCGCGCAGGACTGCCCGGAATCCCCGACTTCGGCTTCTACCTTGCCTTTGCGTTTTTCCGCATGGGCGCGATCCTTCAGGGCGTGAAGAAACGCGCCCTCGACGGCAATGCGTCCAATCCCGAACTGGGCTTGAAGCTCGGCGCAAGTGTGCCGGACTATGCGGCAGGCGGGTTGAAGGCGGCGAATTCGGTCTGAAGCGCATGGATGCCGGCAGCTGACAACAAATCCATCTGCGTCATTGCCAAGCCCACTGCTGTCCGGTTTGGAAAGCGCGTTCGAATGTAAGTATATAAGAATGCGGCATAGTTCCTTGAGGTGCCAAGTCGGGATATAGAAACGTTTCCCCGATTTGTCATCCCGGTTTGCCGCATGCGCGGCAAGACCGGGAACCAGTACTCCAAGTGGTTGGAG
This region of uncultured Roseibium sp. genomic DNA includes:
- a CDS encoding glycosyltransferase codes for the protein MAQKLVIAVCTAQRPNMLKACLDSLDKLDRPEATELSVVVVENDAVPFFTGEAADAVRQALTIPVSFHHEPRRGIPFARNTALEAALEHDPDWIALIDDDERAEPDWIEKLLDACKTFDAEVANGPVRRIYEKPAPHWWKSQLLKPRPTGTEITEAPTNNVLISARIVRKDGLGLRFDERLTFGSEDIDFFRRTHAAGARMIWVDDAFVEEDIPASRVTTKRLLSRMHMAATSGAFNIVLREGRGKAAMHFIPKSARRMFFGLLATIIGFVLKPFAHKRGEKLYYYGLIRLMKGSGNLRGLFGRAHNYYDVIDGN
- a CDS encoding long-chain fatty acid--CoA ligase, translated to MKGQMMHRPLKIADIITFAAANYPNGELVSVRTEGDIHRTTYRETAQRVAQLAHGLRKHGISPGDRIATLAWNGYRHFELYYAISGIGAVCHTINPRLSAEQMIYIVNHAKDRVLFCDTTFVPIIEKLRQHLPEDLLVVIMTDRAHMPQTSLEGALCYEELLEGQPREIDWPDFDENQAAGLCYTSGTTGNPKGTLFSHRSTLLHALTLCITIPKVLQEGTRILPVVPLFHVNAWGLPYAAPLSGASLIFPGGALDGKSLFDLLDREKVFSAWGVPTVWLGLMNEINQRGRLPDGFGDVVIGGSAAPRTLIEAFETRDVNVCHAWGMTEMSPLGTQCNLPPDMADLPQEQRIDRKQSQGRRVFGVDMKIVDDAGNRLPHDGKSQGHLYVRGNTITSGYFEDPEASRPVFDAEGWFCTGDIAVIDPQGFLQITDRSKDLIKSGGEWISSLDLENIVMSHPDVANCAVIAVPDPKWDERPLLIVVPREDAQPQEDELLALLAERLAKWQVPDEIVFVDQLPLTATGKVSKLTLRKQRAEGGL
- a CDS encoding SDR family NAD(P)-dependent oxidoreductase — encoded protein: MTPDVLFGLTGKTALVTGGATGIGRMAAEGLMAAGAHVLIASRKEGACRAAAEELNAAGYSGKAEGFGGDVASEEGIDALSAEVGKRCGSLHILMNNAGTSWGMPLGEFPYFAWERVLQLNVTGLFHLTQKLFPLLERAASDDDPARVVNVGSVMGELPHGDRAYSYAASKAAVHHLTKILAKELAQKRITVNALAPGPFVSKMTAFATADEDVRKKVGAQVPLGRVGRPEDIAAALQYLCGRGGSYVTGAILPISGGINVETGPDLFQEAYE
- a CDS encoding MaoC family dehydratase; amino-acid sequence: MSAGLEARVLSIDELRRLIGQEVGVSSWYHVDQARIDRFADVTEDYQFIHVDPEQASRTPFGGTIAHGFLTLSLLSAMGQEAQPSVAGAQMGINYGFDRIRFLHPVKAGQKVRGRFALARVTGERPGEVDLHWQATVEIDGEKRPALKADWLNRFYLAQDGERQTAC
- a CDS encoding nitronate monooxygenase family protein translates to MLKTRRLPPVLQNLRIPAIAAPLFIVSCPALVIAQCKAGVIGSFPALNARDEPGGPVMLELWLKEITEALDKYNQANPDTPAAPFAVNQIVHRSNQRLERDVETCARWKVPVWITSMGARVEVNEAAHSCGGIALHDVINNTYAKKAVEKGADGLIAVAAGAGGHGGPQSPFALVREIREWFDGPLLLAGAVSTGEALLAARVLGADFGYVGSPFVATDEANADRVYKDMMVAGAAEDVMTSSLFTGHPANYLKGSLTRAGLDPDNLPKEWDVSVMPDDSPLPKAWRELWGAGQGIGAIKSVGPASAVVDRLEREYRAACENAKHII
- a CDS encoding acyl-CoA dehydrogenase family protein, which produces MDLGITERVRPLIEQVRQMVETEIAPLDIEFHHEVGRHPSGDRFQHTPRQLEILEGLKAKAKERGLWNFWLTDSERGFGLTTVEYAYLAEEMGKVGIAAEVFNCNAPDTGNMEVLERYGTPAHKERWLKPLLEGTIRSAYLMSEPDVASSDATNIALNAVRDGDAWVLNGEKWWATGAGDPRCRLYIVMARSDPSAHRHSRHSMFLIPSDADGIEVLRPMQVFGADDAPHGHMHIRFTNVRVPSEDLVLGEGRGFEVAQGRLGPGRIHHCMRAIGQAETALEFLCKRAMQREAFGKKLTDLGANYDIIADARMEIEMARLLCLKAAWMMDTQGTRAAQPWISKIKVVAPLTALKVVDEAMQVHGAAGISQDFPLAAMWTHLRTLRFADGPDAVHRRQVARTELRKYTNDKV
- a CDS encoding phosphotransferase family protein, giving the protein MTGTADLDLERLGRWLEGNLSGFAGPVLAEKFNRGQSNPTFRLRAASGDYVLRRKPPGVLLKSAHAVDREFRVQKALAGSDVPVAKMNVLCEDDSIIGSAFYVMELVRGRNFDDPRLPGLDKGLRTGIYDRMNRVLAAIHAIDLDARGLSDFGPEGNYYRRQIDRWTKQYRASETEPITEMDELIDWLDRNVPDDDGRRTLVHGDYRIDNMLFAEDGPDCVAVLDWELSTIGHPFADLAALIMQWQRPPGAEGRGLAGVDRAPLGIPGDQAFIDTYCDRAGLPGIPDFGFYLAFAFFRMGAILQGVKKRALDGNASNPELGLKLGASVPDYAAGGLKAANSV